CTCGATGCATATAACCGCAACGTGAACTCATTGGGGCTTACGCTTGGGTTGCATCCCGGCGGAAAAGTATTCCAGCATTATTTGAGCTATGATTGGTTGGTATACAGGCATGAGGATATCGAAGCGATTAATCGCATGATCCACGACCTCACGCTGACGAACTATTGGCGATTTCTGCCAAGAACCGCGCTTACGTTGAGCCTCGATTATCAGATCGTCCAGTACGATGATTCGAATCAGGCGATTGGGAATATCGCGAATTCGAATAGCACACCTTTAAAGGTTCAGGCTGGTCTGACGGGTCTGATTACCGAGAGACTCTCATTGAAGCTCGTCGGTGGTTGGGGTTGGTCGTTCCATGACCAGGGAGACAGCTTCAGCGGTTTGGTGATCGACACGCGCTTGACCTACCACGTAGGCGACCCAGTCGCGAAGAACGTGCTCTTTGTCGGCTACAATCAAAGTTTTGCAGATACCACTATCGGGAACTTCTACACCTACTATCGGCCATACGCGGGATATCAGCATCGGTTGGTCGACCGGATTCGCCTTGGATTGGATGCAGAGGTCTCGATTCGAGACTACGTGGGAACTCCAGGCTTTGTTGGAGACATCTCAGACTTGCTCATCGGCGGTCGGGCCTCGTTGGGCTTTGATATTTTCAAGTGGTGGAGTGTTGATGCAGCTTATCGCCTGCAAATCAACAATACCGAAGACGTGCTCTTCGACGAGACTTTGGGTTTGAATTCGCTGCGGGAATATACCAAGCATTTGGTGACCTTCGGTACGACAGTTCGATACTGAAGACTTGAGACCCGCTCAATCTATGAGATCCTACTTCTACATCTTGCTTTTGGCGTGTTCTATCCTTGTCTTCGGCGCTTGCGGCTACGGTAGCGTAGACCCAGCGTACGAAGCATTGGTTGAGCAAGAGAACACGATGCCTATCGCCGGTGAACTTGGCGTGGGGGATCGTTTCCAACTGACAGTACACGGGCAAGGCTCGCTTTCCGGTGAATTTACGGTCTCCAATGAAGGGACGATCAACTACCCGTATCTTGGACGGATCACCGTTGAGGGGCTTACGTGCTCCGACATGGAAGAGAAGGTCACGGCAGGGCTTGCGGACGGATACATTCAAAGTCCAAGCGTTCGCTGCTCGATCACCGAGTTTAACTCCAAGCGAATCTACATTTTCGGCTCGGTGGGCGCGCCGGGCGCGTTCCCGTATCGGACGAATCTTTCGATCATCGAGGCTATTGCGCTTGCGGGCGGTTTTGCTGAACGTGCCTCGAGTAATGGGACGAAGTTGAGCCGAGTGGTCAACGGCACCGAGATACAGGTCCGGGTCCCGCTACAAGACATCGTTGAAGGCAAGAGCCGAAACATCCGCTTGTTGCCTGGCGATATTATCTTCGTACCTGAAACCCCCTACTAGTAAGCGTCAGTCCAAGGGGAGGAGCTTGTGCCCGTCAAACGCACAGAACGCCGCGGCCTTCGAGTATCGTTTTGAACAATGGGGACAGATCGTTCTTCGTGGTCCCTCGCCTAACGGGGCCAGCCGCGTGCGTGCGAGGTGTAACATGGGGAGCAGAGGGACTGCGTCGATCGGACACAGCATGGCTGCGCCATTGGGCTCTACATGGTGGCAGAGTGGGCAAAAGAGCATCGGGATGAGGGGAGGGCGCTGGTCAACCAGGCTCGGGTTAACCTCAACAACATTTGGCTCCTCGCAACACTTCTCCAGCCGGGTTTCTGATTCGCTTCCACAGTTTCGGCAAACATAGACACATAGAGCTTTTTCAACGTCTAGTGCCAACTCGCTGCCGTCGTGTCTGCAGTACCGAATCCCATGCTCATACCTTCGTCCGCACTGCTTACACGTGGGGCAGGCAGAAGATTCGCGCACGACGACTCGCTTCTGACCTTCCTCCAGCGCTTTCAGCGGGGTTTGATCATGAGGACAAATCACCAATGACTCATGGAAGTTGCGTTCACACTTCGGACATTTCCGGTCTCTGGAGCGTTTTGGGTTTACCAAAAGCTCCGCCTCTTTAAGGGCGCTCACAGACTCCGTGCTAACGCTTAGGCCGGCATGGCGCCCCGTGGTTGGTCTTCGCTTGTCTTCGGGCTCAGGAGGCTCCTGAGAGGTTCTAGAAGGCAATGGTGGTTTGTGTTGTCGCCTGCCACGAGTCCACATATATCCCAGAGTCCCAAGTGCGCCGACGAGGAAGAGAGAGAGGTAGAAGATAAGTGGTGCACTGAGCATGGCCGACTCCTCCTTGCACTATAACAATCCAAGTCGGGCACTACAAACACTCGGTCAAACGAATTGCAGAAGCTCGGGAACTCGGCTTTCGTGAACGATAATGACCTCGGCGTTAACCTCAAGGGTGGTTCGGGGAACCTCCATCTCAAAGACTTGTTTGGTCTCTAGGTTCACGAACACAAATCCCAAACGTCTTGAGATTCCGATGATTGGGGCAAAGTCCCAAGGGGTGATGTTACCTGGACGGATGAGAATGCCTCCAACTTCGCCCTTCCAGAGTCTGGAGAATTCGATACCGACGCTTCCTCGCGTGATTTCATAGGACGAAAAGAGACGGGACGCTGGGGTCAAAAAGAGCCTTTGGGATTCGGTCGAAAAGCTCGCTGGATCGTCGTGTAGAAGAAGGTATTGCCGCTTGAGAAGTCGTTGAGGGTCGACCGTGAGCTCTACGCCGCTGCTGTACTGAGAGATTCGATGCACTTTGGGGGAGCCTGGTCGGTAGCCGTAGATCTCTCGGGTTGTGACGTCCCCCACGTAGGCAGCGTGGACTTCGTGCTCGGAGATGAGTGCGACCATGGTTCCAATCCCGTGAGACTGGCGCCTCATGAATGCGCGGGTCCCGTCCAACGGGTCGATCGTAATCCAGAGTGAGGGTGAAAATGCGCACTCTACCTGCAGTTCATCCTCTTCGGCGATGATTCCGTAGCCAGGAAGGCACTCACGCACCATGCGCAAGTAGATAGCCTGAGCGGCATGGTCGGCCGTGGTTACAAAGTCTAGACCGCTACCGTACGAAGTAGTCTTTTCACTAGCTTCGAACGTGAATTGCTGCGCCTGGATAGTTTCTATTGCGCGCCGAACCATCTCTTTGAGGAGCACGCCGAGCGCATGAGACGTCAATGGGCCAAACTCAGACATGCTCACCTCTTCTTTCGATTCGATTTTTTAGGAGCATCGTCTAGGTCCTGAAGAACAAGCACCTCTCTTGTAAGGGGGGCGTCTTTGACCTCGACGGTAGCTCGTTTTCGAACCTCACCTTGTTCGAGTTCAACCTTATAGAACCCAGGTGTGAGCCGCGTGTAGACGGGCGTAGTGCCGATGAACACCCCGACATGGTAGAGTTTCGCCTCGGGTTGGGAGTCGATCACCACCCAGTTTCCGTCTTTCTTAAAAAGGGCCGTCGGTACAGCATCGGCTTGGACGATCGCTTCCTCGGAAAGAATGAAGCTCGCGCCACGTGGAATCTGGGAGGACGTGGTCTTGCTGCCCGCGGAGAGAACTGCGATCAAGACCATCGCCGCCAGCCCAAGGATGGAGCCCGGAACCATGAAAGCCAGATACTTGAACGGCAGCTGGGTAAGGCCTTCGGGCTTCTTTGGGGGCGGTGCGGTCATGGTCTCGAGCGCGTAGGCCGAAATCATGGTCTCGCCTGAGCGGTCCGCTGAGAAAAGGCCGGCATCTACTTCGTGAGAGGCATCCACATCGATTTCGAGTCCACGCAGGGTGCGCACGTAAACGCTGATCTCGAGCGGCGTGATGTAGGCGTTGCGCTGTCTGAGCGTGGTCTCGATGTCGAGGAGCATAGAGCGGGCGCTTTGGTAGCGATTCTCGGTTTGTTTTTCGAGCGCCTTTTGAATGACGCGTGCGTAGCTTTCGGGGATATCCGGTCTGAATTCCCTTGGGTCTGGCGTTGGGTTGCGCAGAATGGCGCTAACGGCAGGGAGTTCCTTGCCGAAGGGCTTTACTCCGGTCAGGAGTTCGAAGAATGTGATTCCCAGACTGAAGACATCGCTTTGGGGGCCAACGGTCTGACCTTCGATTTGCTCGGGAGACATGTAGGCATACTTGCCTTTCACGGCTCCTGATTGAGTGGCGCTGCGGTGCTTGGCAGCTTTTGCGACTCCGAAATCGACCAGTTTGGCGATGCCATCGTTGGACACCAAAATGTTTGAAGGCGTGACATCACGATGGACGATATTCAGCGGTGCTCCGTCCCTATCCGTGGCTCGGTGGGCGTATTCCAGTGCGTCGAGAATCGAGGCGATCACTCGTGCCGCGAGGTCGATGGGGATTGGCCCGTTGGTCTCGTAACCGTTGATAATCTCTTCGAGTGAGAGGCCGTCGATGAACTCCATGGCGATGTAGTGCTCGCCCCTCGCCTCGCCGAGTTCGTAGATCTGGCCGATATGGGGATGCGAAAGAAGTGAGGCGAGTCGAGCCTCGTCGAGAAACATTTCGCGAAGGGCGTTTTCCTTGGAAAATTCGGGCAATAGGCGTTTAATGGCGATATAGCGGGCAAAGCCTTCAGGGCCATTTTGCTCCGCCACCCAGATGGTCGCCATGCCTCCATCTGCGAGGTGGCGCAGGATGGTGTATTTTCCGAATTCTTGGGTCATTTCACACCAAATAAGGAGCAAGCCATCGTCGCGCTTCGTCGAGGGTTTGCCCTTTTCGCCGCGCGTAGTCTTGGAGTTGGTCGTCTCCAATCTTCGTGATGGAGAAGTATCTTGCCTTGGGGTGAGCGAAGTACCAACCCGAAACCGACGCCGCCGGATACATGGCGAAATTCTCGGAAATGGTAAGGCCAAACTCGTCGGGCTTGAGCAGTTCCCAGAGCTTTGACTTCTCGGTGTGGTCCGGGCACGCCGGATAGCCGGGGGCTGGCCGGATTCCCTGATACTTTTCGGCGATCAGGTCTTGGTTTGGCAAAGGCCCGTCTTGGATTCCCCATTCGATCCTCGCCTTCTGGTGCAACCACTCGGCAAAGGCCTCGGCGAGTCGGTCGGCCAGCGCTTTGACCATGATCGCGTTGTAGTCATCGTGGCGTGCCTCAAACTCTTTGGCCTTCTCTTCGGCCCCAAGACCCGTGGTGACGGCAAACGCCCCCATGACATCTCTTCCAATCTCCTTTGGAGCGATATAGTCCGCTAATGACATATTTGCCTGGTCATTCTTGGCGCGGTCGTTCTGTTGGCGAATCATGCACAATCGAGTGAGTTCGTTGCCCTCTTCGTCGTAAAGAACGACGTCGTCCCCTTCGCTATTCGCGGGGAAGAAGCCGTAGACGCCTTGGGCGTTGAGCCATTTCTCATCGACGATGGTCTTGAGCATGGCTTGAGCGTTCGCGAATAACTCACGGGCGGTTTCGCCAACGTCGGGATTGTCCAGAATTTGCGGGTAAGCGCCTCGAAGCTCCCATGCGGCAAAAAACGGGGTCCAGTCGATATAATCTACCAATTCACCGATTTCCACGGAGACTAGTTTTGGACCGTGAAACGGAAGCTTTGTGAGGTCTTCGGTCTTGAATTCAATCGGGAAGCGGTTCTCTTGGGCTTCTTCAAAAGGCACCACGGTTGGCGCGAATCGGCCTTCGTAGTCGGACTTGTCTTTGGCCTGCATTTCCCGGTTTTCGTCGATGTACTGGTCCCGTCGGTCGGCCGAAAGTAGACTTTCCACCACGTTGACCGCACGAGAGGCATCCACGACATGCACGGTTGGGCCTTCGTACATCGGGGCGATTTTGACCGATGTATGCTTGCGGCTCGTGGTCGCACCTCCGATTAGGAGAGGACGTGTGAACCCTTGGCGTTGCATCTCTTTGGCGACGTGTACCATTTCGTCCAGAGAGGGCGTAATCAACCCGCTCAGTCCGATGATATCTGCATTGGAGCTCTTGGCTTCGGCCAAAATCTTCTCGGCGGAAACCATCACCCCGAGGTCGATGACGTTGTAGTTATTGCAGGCGAGGACCACCCCGACGATGTTCTTGCCGATATCGTGCACGTCGCCCTTTACGGTAGCGAGAAGCACGGTACCCGCGTTTTGAGCCTCTATGCCCGTCCTCTCGGTTTCTTCCTCCATAAACGGCGTCAGATAGGCCACGGCCTTCTTCATAGCGCGTGCACTCTTGACCACCTGTGGCAGGAACATCTTTCCTTGACCGAAGAGATCTCCCACAATGCGCATTCCGTCCATGAGCGGCCCTTCGATGACTCGAATCGGGCGTTTCAGCTTGATTCGCGCCTCTTCGGTATCCGCTTCAATAAACTCATCGATGCCTTTGATGAGCGCATGTCGCATCCGCTCTTCGACCGGAGCATTGCGCCAGGCGTCGTCTCTGCCTTTTTTCTGTGTGGTCGTCTGGTTCAGAGTCGCCGCAAAATCCACGAGGCGTTCGGTGGCATCCGGCCGACGGTCAAAGAGTACGTCTTCGACGTGCTCAAGCAGGTCTTTTGGAATTTCTTCGTAGACCTCAAGCTGGCCCGCATTCACGATCCCCATATCCATCCCAGCAGAGATGGCGTGATAGAGGAAGGCCGCGTGGATGGCTTCACGTACGCGGTTGTTGCCGCGGAACGAGAACGAGATATTGCTTACGCCGCCCACGATCTTGATTTCCGGGAACTCGGCTTTAATCCGTCGTACTGCCTCGATGAAGTTGATGGCGTAGCGATTGTGCTCCTCGATACCGGTTCCGACCGTCAGGATATTGGGGTCGAAGAGGATGTCTCTGAGGTCGTAGCCGACCTTTTCTTGTAGGAGGCCGAACGCTCTTCGAGCGATCTCAACGCGTTGTTCAACTTCAGTGGCCTGGCCTGTTTCGTCAAAGGCCATCACGACCACAGCGGCGCCGAACTTCTTGCAAATTCGCGCCTGTCTGAGAAAGGTTTCTTCGCCCTCTTTGAGGGAGATCGAGTTGACGATGGGCTTTCCCTGAATCCATTTGAGGCCGGCTTCGATGACCTCGAAGCGCGAACTGTCCACCATGGTTGGGACGCGCGCAATGTCTGGCTCAGACGCGATGAGCTTGAGGAAGCGCTCCATCGCAGCCACAGAATCGATCAGGCCCTCATCCATGTTGATGTCGATGATATTTGCGCCGTTAAAGACCTGCTCGCGCGCTACATCAAGAGCCGTGGAGAAGTCGTCAGTCTTGATCAGGCGCTCGAACTTCTTCGAACCCGTGATATTCGTTCTTTCACCGACCATGGTGAAATTTGATTCTGGACGAATTTGGAAGGCCTCGAGCCCTGCGTATACCGTGTAGGGGGACGGCTCCGATGGAGTCCTGGGTTTGAGGTCTGATACCGCGGCTTTGATGGCGCGGATATGGTCGGGCGTGGTGCCGCAGCAGCCCCCAACGAGGTTGAGCCAGCCTTCCTTAGCAAAGTCCCTCAGAACCGATGCCATATGTTCCGGGGTGTCGTCGTACTCGCCGAACTCATTGGGCAAGCCAGCGTTCGGGTAACAACCGGTGTAGGAGTCCGCGAGCTTTGAGAGTTCCTCAACGTACGGGCGCATGTCGTCGGCACCGAGCGCACAGTTGATGGATGTGATCAGAGGTTTCGCGTGGGCGATGGTGGCCCACCACGCGCCCAACGTTTGTCCCGAAAGCACGCGGCCTGAGGCGTCGGTGATGGTCACGGAAGTGATGACCGGCACACGCTTTCCGCGCGCTTCGAAAGCCTCTTCAATCGCAATGAGTGCGGCCTTGAGGTTCAGCGTATCAAACGTGGTCTCCGGAAGGAGAATGTCTACTCCGCCATCGAGAAGCCCGTTGACTTGCTCAATGTACGCATCCTTCATCTCGTCGAATGTGACGGCTCGGAAGCCTGGGTCATTGACGTCAGGCGACATGGAGAGGGTTTTAGACGTTGGTCCAATGGATCCGGCCACAAATTTGGGAGCGTCGTTCGTGGTGAACTTATCCGCGACGGACCGAGCGAGTTTGGCGGCCTCGAAGTTGAGTTCATACGCCAAATCTTCAAGTTCATAATCGGCGAGCGAGATCCGCTGGGCATTGAACGTATTGGTCTCGATGATGTCGGCACCGGCTTCGATGAAGTCCTGGTGAATACTCGAGATCACGTCCGGCTGGGTGAAGACTAGCAAGTCGTTCGCGCCTTTGAGATCGATATGATGGTCGTGGAAGCGTTGACCGCGATAATCCGCCTCTTCAAACTTATGGCGCTGGATCATTGTGCCCATGGCTCCGTCGATGATGACGATGCGTTCGGCGAGCAGGGTTTCGAGACTTTTCATGGGCGCTCTCCGGAGCGAATACTTCGATACGAGTCGAGCATGATATTGTAGATCTGCTCGTCAGTTGGTGTGCTTCCTGCCTGTGCGGCAAGGCGGCGGAAATCTTCGACCATAGCTTTTAGCGGCTTTCTAAATTCGTCGTCCACCGTCCAGAAGAGGGCGGTGAGACGCGTGACATCGCCGTGCGGGTCGAAGGTATACGTCACGACTTTGTCGAGATCTGCGCCTCGGCCTAGTTCGTCGACCTGAGCGATCATCTTTGCAACGTTATCGTGAAACTTCTGCAAGACGTCTGGGCTGATTTCGGCTGCCGGAGTCTCAGAGTCGTCAATATGGCGAGCCATAAAGCGTGAGGCCTTGAGCCCCTCGCCCATACGGAAGCGTGCGAAAATGGTGACGGGTTCGTGGGCTTTGACGTCCAGATCCTCGCGCAATGGCATGAAGAGCGACTGATAGCCCGAGTGGCCAGCGAGGTGAACGGTGTTGTCGGTCAGCTCCACCAGGGTGGAGAGTCGAAGTCCAGTCAACGTGCCGCTAAGCAGTGGTTTCACGATGATCGTGTCGTCGATCTCCACGCTGAAATCTTCGTCGTGTGTGAAATCCGTCGTCGACCAATGTTTTGATTCTCCCAAAACCGCAAACACCTCACCGGGTCGCCCATATCGCGGCACCCTCAATGAGATTCCGCTGATATCAGTCGCAGACGAGGCGAGCTCAAAGAGGTGAACGAATCTGCGGGGAATCATGACGCCTTCGGGCTTGAGCACGTTCTTTCTGATATTCGTCAGGATTTGGGCCGCAGGTGTCTCCATGAACCAAGGTGAGTGAACGATGGTCACGGCGATATCCACTCTGGAGTCCAATTGGACACTGGCTGCGTCTTCTTTGAAGAGAGAAACGTTCTTGCCGATTCCTCGAGTCATGACGGCGTTTTGAATCGACTCAAAGAGCTCGGGATGTTTTTCTACGATATAGACCCGCTCGCTAACCTCGAGCGCCACATCGACCAAGGTGGCAGCTTGCCAACCGATGAGGGCGATTGAAGGTGTTCCCCCCATTTTCTTCGCAGCCTCTCGGATCGCCTTTTCGTAGGCGTTTCGACGATGGGGATCGAGTGCGGCGGAGAATTGAAAAGCAGGTTCGAGCAGGAATGTATCACTCATCGGAACACCTCGTGGTTTTCTTGAGGCATCCATAACAAAGCGGGTCTATTCTGTCGATCTTGTCAGCGTTTCAAAGTTGAGATGAATCTTGGCTCTTAGCCACTCTGCGGGCACGCAAACCAGCGACCGATCGAGCTCGATGGAGTGACGGAATGACTTAGCGTCAAGGTCTTCGCGCCTCAGCGAACGAAAGCTCGCGAGGAGCTTATTCTGAGCCAGTGTCGGGCCGACGAGTCTCTCGAGTTCAACGCAATCCGTATCGGAAATCTCTTGTTCGACGTCCCAATTCTTGACGTGCGGCAAAATCGCGAGGTCGGCGACAGACTTCTTAAAGCGATCTCCTCGTTCTTCCAGGACACAATGTAGAAGGTCAGCCTGTTTCATCCCGCCCACGATTCGGAGCGATGGCGACTCGTTCGTTTGAACCCTCAAACTCGGCGTCTTGAGGACTTCGTTGTCCAAGGGGAAGGCCATCCATCCTGGTTGGATGCCGTCTGCCGTATGAACAAAACCGACGCATGGCTCGTGCGTGAGAAGCCTATAACCCGTGGCTTTGGTTTGTGTTTCCGAGTCTTCGAGGGCCGAGATGAGGCGTGCAGCTAGCTCGATATTTTGAAATTCTTGGAACGCGATGTGTTGTTGGAAGAAACTCAACCGTCGGATGCGCGACCCATCTGTCGCAAAGACCTCCACTTGGAGCCCGTCTTCGTCCAACTCTGGACGATATGCAATCGAGTGCTTGAATTGTGCGGCATCCTGAATCTTTGTCATGCATCAATCCTGATACGCTACCGCTAATTGAACTGGAAACTCCGGGGACTTCCAGTGCGCTCCACGTTGATAGCCCTGGGCATCTCCCGCCACCTGGTACGGAAGAGAGCCTTCCAGAATGGTGCAGGTGACGTCATTGCAGATGAAATCCCAGTGGTGGCCCTCTTGGAGCTCACCTTTCCAAAACCGATTCAGGTTCTTGAGAATCCATAAGATAGAGCCGTCGAAGGTGCGCAGTTGGAAGAAACCAGGTTTGAAGTGACACTGAGGGAACATCTGTAAATCAAAGCCCCAATTGCCGATCGAGCCCACGCCAAAGATCTTTACGCGACCTTCAAAGATGGTCTCGCCAGCCTTGAACTCCCTGAGGACATTTCCATTTGCGTCGATCTGAAAGGCCTCCTTGTTGTTTACGAACTCGACCGGGACTTCCTTTTGCCGAAGAGCGGTAGGGATAGAACGCGTGCCAACGGCTAGCGCATAGCCGCTTAATCCCGTCACGTAATTCTCAAGGGCGCGTCCCTGAACCATTTCTTTTATGGCGTCGTAATCATTGAGGATGAGTGCGTCTAG
This Microvenator marinus DNA region includes the following protein-coding sequences:
- a CDS encoding serine/threonine protein kinase, whose translation is MTQEFGKYTILRHLADGGMATIWVAEQNGPEGFARYIAIKRLLPEFSKENALREMFLDEARLASLLSHPHIGQIYELGEARGEHYIAMEFIDGLSLEEIINGYETNGPIPIDLAARVIASILDALEYAHRATDRDGAPLNIVHRDVTPSNILVSNDGIAKLVDFGVAKAAKHRSATQSGAVKGKYAYMSPEQIEGQTVGPQSDVFSLGITFFELLTGVKPFGKELPAVSAILRNPTPDPREFRPDIPESYARVIQKALEKQTENRYQSARSMLLDIETTLRQRNAYITPLEISVYVRTLRGLEIDVDASHEVDAGLFSADRSGETMISAYALETMTAPPPKKPEGLTQLPFKYLAFMVPGSILGLAAMVLIAVLSAGSKTTSSQIPRGASFILSEEAIVQADAVPTALFKKDGNWVVIDSQPEAKLYHVGVFIGTTPVYTRLTPGFYKVELEQGEVRKRATVEVKDAPLTREVLVLQDLDDAPKKSNRKKR
- a CDS encoding polysaccharide biosynthesis/export family protein — protein: MRSYFYILLLACSILVFGACGYGSVDPAYEALVEQENTMPIAGELGVGDRFQLTVHGQGSLSGEFTVSNEGTINYPYLGRITVEGLTCSDMEEKVTAGLADGYIQSPSVRCSITEFNSKRIYIFGSVGAPGAFPYRTNLSIIEAIALAGGFAERASSNGTKLSRVVNGTEIQVRVPLQDIVEGKSRNIRLLPGDIIFVPETPY
- a CDS encoding inositol monophosphatase family protein; translation: MSEFGPLTSHALGVLLKEMVRRAIETIQAQQFTFEASEKTTSYGSGLDFVTTADHAAQAIYLRMVRECLPGYGIIAEEDELQVECAFSPSLWITIDPLDGTRAFMRRQSHGIGTMVALISEHEVHAAYVGDVTTREIYGYRPGSPKVHRISQYSSGVELTVDPQRLLKRQYLLLHDDPASFSTESQRLFLTPASRLFSSYEITRGSVGIEFSRLWKGEVGGILIRPGNITPWDFAPIIGISRRLGFVFVNLETKQVFEMEVPRTTLEVNAEVIIVHESRVPELLQFV
- the metH gene encoding methionine synthase codes for the protein MKSLETLLAERIVIIDGAMGTMIQRHKFEEADYRGQRFHDHHIDLKGANDLLVFTQPDVISSIHQDFIEAGADIIETNTFNAQRISLADYELEDLAYELNFEAAKLARSVADKFTTNDAPKFVAGSIGPTSKTLSMSPDVNDPGFRAVTFDEMKDAYIEQVNGLLDGGVDILLPETTFDTLNLKAALIAIEEAFEARGKRVPVITSVTITDASGRVLSGQTLGAWWATIAHAKPLITSINCALGADDMRPYVEELSKLADSYTGCYPNAGLPNEFGEYDDTPEHMASVLRDFAKEGWLNLVGGCCGTTPDHIRAIKAAVSDLKPRTPSEPSPYTVYAGLEAFQIRPESNFTMVGERTNITGSKKFERLIKTDDFSTALDVAREQVFNGANIIDINMDEGLIDSVAAMERFLKLIASEPDIARVPTMVDSSRFEVIEAGLKWIQGKPIVNSISLKEGEETFLRQARICKKFGAAVVVMAFDETGQATEVEQRVEIARRAFGLLQEKVGYDLRDILFDPNILTVGTGIEEHNRYAINFIEAVRRIKAEFPEIKIVGGVSNISFSFRGNNRVREAIHAAFLYHAISAGMDMGIVNAGQLEVYEEIPKDLLEHVEDVLFDRRPDATERLVDFAATLNQTTTQKKGRDDAWRNAPVEERMRHALIKGIDEFIEADTEEARIKLKRPIRVIEGPLMDGMRIVGDLFGQGKMFLPQVVKSARAMKKAVAYLTPFMEEETERTGIEAQNAGTVLLATVKGDVHDIGKNIVGVVLACNNYNVIDLGVMVSAEKILAEAKSSNADIIGLSGLITPSLDEMVHVAKEMQRQGFTRPLLIGGATTSRKHTSVKIAPMYEGPTVHVVDASRAVNVVESLLSADRRDQYIDENREMQAKDKSDYEGRFAPTVVPFEEAQENRFPIEFKTEDLTKLPFHGPKLVSVEIGELVDYIDWTPFFAAWELRGAYPQILDNPDVGETARELFANAQAMLKTIVDEKWLNAQGVYGFFPANSEGDDVVLYDEEGNELTRLCMIRQQNDRAKNDQANMSLADYIAPKEIGRDVMGAFAVTTGLGAEEKAKEFEARHDDYNAIMVKALADRLAEAFAEWLHQKARIEWGIQDGPLPNQDLIAEKYQGIRPAPGYPACPDHTEKSKLWELLKPDEFGLTISENFAMYPAASVSGWYFAHPKARYFSITKIGDDQLQDYARRKGQTLDEARRWLAPYLV
- a CDS encoding diacylglycerol/lipid kinase family protein; this translates as MLKDIPSKISSSPGKYAVMLNARAKRWTGTLHAEISRWVPAQDLFLTEDFRQAERTVDRLIREGYQTIFTAGGDGTIMYLLNAIENRIRSGQVERSEAPKVGVLKMGTGNAIASYLGSGDIISDLRRLRAGAPLITYEVGMIEGIEGLYPFAGFGLDALILNDYDAIKEMVQGRALENYVTGLSGYALAVGTRSIPTALRQKEVPVEFVNNKEAFQIDANGNVLREFKAGETIFEGRVKIFGVGSIGNWGFDLQMFPQCHFKPGFFQLRTFDGSILWILKNLNRFWKGELQEGHHWDFICNDVTCTILEGSLPYQVAGDAQGYQRGAHWKSPEFPVQLAVAYQD